A section of the Paenibacillus aurantius genome encodes:
- a CDS encoding cation diffusion facilitator family transporter, protein MSTKRVVQAENAAWVGVVGNMFLAVIKGTFGWLAGSRALLADAAHSASDMVGWIAVLVGTRTAPSSDEEYAGRRKNAEYVGAIVISVLLLMLGLEIALSSLKTIYHGVGTPPSWYAAVIVLLTMIGKQLLAQYGKKPGRRLSDRLSVAGAWEGRSDVYSSLAAFIGIAGALAGSYYDIPQFYYLDAAAGLFISLLVLKTGYRLVAEAVNQTMDRLLHRDDIEELIRAVQCVKGVITVDDLKAKEQGHYVVVEAKISVNPKISVMEGSEIAKMVRHYLLKRFIHVSEVIVQVQPYDPGYPYKSSPEADADLYPTLLH, encoded by the coding sequence ATGTCTACTAAGCGAGTTGTACAGGCGGAGAATGCCGCTTGGGTCGGAGTTGTCGGGAATATGTTTCTTGCCGTAATCAAAGGAACGTTCGGCTGGCTGGCGGGAAGCCGCGCCTTGCTGGCGGATGCCGCCCATTCGGCTTCGGATATGGTAGGATGGATAGCGGTGCTGGTCGGTACCCGGACCGCCCCTTCATCCGACGAAGAATATGCCGGAAGACGGAAAAATGCCGAGTACGTGGGCGCGATTGTCATCTCCGTGCTGCTGCTTATGCTGGGCTTGGAGATTGCCCTGAGTTCGCTTAAGACGATTTATCACGGAGTAGGGACCCCTCCGAGCTGGTATGCGGCGGTCATCGTGCTCCTTACCATGATCGGCAAGCAGCTGCTGGCCCAGTACGGCAAGAAACCCGGACGGCGCCTAAGCGACCGGTTGTCGGTGGCAGGAGCGTGGGAGGGGCGCTCGGACGTTTATTCTTCGCTCGCCGCCTTTATCGGAATTGCAGGAGCACTTGCGGGAAGCTATTATGACATTCCCCAGTTCTACTATCTGGATGCGGCGGCAGGCCTCTTTATTTCCCTGCTTGTCCTCAAGACAGGTTACCGGCTGGTGGCGGAGGCCGTCAATCAGACCATGGACCGTCTGCTGCACCGCGATGATATCGAGGAGCTGATCCGTGCGGTTCAGTGTGTTAAAGGGGTTATTACGGTCGATGACCTGAAAGCCAAAGAACAAGGACATTATGTCGTAGTCGAGGCGAAAATAAGCGTCAATCCCAAAATCAGTGTGATGGAAGGCAGCGAAATCGCCAAGATGGTCCGGCATTATCTGCTTAAACGGTTTATTCATGTTTCGGAAGTCATTGTACAAGTGCAGCCTTACGATCCGGGCTATCCTTACAAAAGCAGTCCGGAAGCGGATGCCGATCTTTACCCTACGCTTCTTCACTAA
- the recJ gene encoding single-stranded-DNA-specific exonuclease RecJ, whose product MLYSKARWNISEPDPAVADRLAHELKVEPVVARLLAVRGITTIEQAKRFLQAGKDHFHDPFLMDGMETAVRRIKRALEHGEFIRIYGDYDADGVSSTSLLIHLFRRLGARFDFYIPHRVHEGYGLNKKAMELAKEQGVDLIITVDTGISAREEIAYAGSLGLEVIVTDHHEPPEQLPEALAVINPKKPGCPYPFKQLAGAGVAFKLAHALLGELPVELLEIATIGTVADLMPLQDENRALVKLGLERMRTTAYPGIKSLLSLCGVDRGEVTAGHIGFGLGPRINASGRLEGAEDAVRLLTVQDEQEAERLAFVLDGLNKERQQLVTDMTGEAVKLAEESIAEGHDKVLVVAKENWNVGVIGIVASKLLEKYYRPVIVLGINPETGMAKGSARSIPGFDLYQALTRCNELFTHYGGHQAAAGMSLHADNLAEFRERMQRLASEWLTEEDYQPVLNVDLQCELDKDPMKWIRQLEKLAPFGMGNPTPKFAFHGLRVLDRKVMGKEQQHIKFQLAHQTEDGCTIDALGFGKSFLSERISPTSRVDVLGELSINEWNGSKKSQLIIQDIRVPDVQVFDWRGIQDPDNRWKAWREQEEATVSRVLLVFSEGDQRQPMRLADSIGARLWMAEEDGSIVSLEPGDPAAEPGAVRDLVLYSLPRSIGQLEAVLGSLGGVERIYAVFREYPSADQSILPTRDMFKQVYAVVRQENTYRGSREDPLNYFSKRSGLSRPLVKFIMEVFEELSLVEYTGTDYRCVPAPAKKEFTQSERFRQRQRLQEVEQQLIYSSAAELTRLLLQSVPKTH is encoded by the coding sequence ATGCTTTATTCGAAAGCCAGATGGAACATCAGCGAGCCGGACCCTGCCGTCGCCGATCGATTGGCCCACGAGCTTAAAGTGGAGCCGGTCGTGGCGCGGCTGCTGGCGGTTCGCGGCATTACTACCATAGAGCAGGCCAAACGGTTCCTGCAGGCGGGAAAGGATCATTTCCATGATCCTTTTCTTATGGACGGGATGGAAACCGCCGTCCGCCGGATCAAACGGGCCTTGGAACACGGGGAATTCATTCGAATATACGGAGATTATGATGCGGACGGCGTCAGCTCCACGTCTCTGCTCATTCACCTGTTCCGGAGGCTCGGGGCCCGGTTCGACTTTTACATCCCTCACCGCGTTCACGAAGGCTATGGCCTAAACAAGAAGGCGATGGAGCTCGCCAAGGAGCAGGGCGTTGATCTGATCATCACGGTGGATACCGGGATAAGCGCTAGGGAGGAGATTGCCTACGCCGGGTCACTGGGCCTGGAGGTTATCGTAACGGACCATCATGAGCCGCCGGAACAGCTTCCCGAAGCCTTGGCCGTCATTAACCCCAAGAAGCCGGGCTGTCCCTATCCTTTCAAGCAGCTGGCGGGGGCCGGGGTTGCTTTTAAACTGGCGCACGCCCTCCTAGGAGAGCTCCCCGTCGAGCTTCTCGAAATCGCGACAATCGGAACGGTAGCCGACTTGATGCCGCTGCAGGACGAGAACCGCGCACTGGTGAAGCTGGGCCTGGAACGGATGAGAACGACCGCCTACCCCGGCATCAAATCGCTGCTCAGCTTGTGCGGAGTCGACCGGGGAGAGGTGACGGCCGGACATATCGGTTTTGGCCTAGGCCCTCGGATCAATGCCAGCGGGAGACTCGAAGGGGCGGAGGACGCCGTTCGTCTGCTGACGGTTCAGGATGAGCAGGAAGCGGAGAGGCTGGCCTTCGTCCTGGACGGGCTCAACAAGGAACGGCAGCAGCTGGTCACGGACATGACCGGAGAAGCCGTCAAGCTGGCGGAAGAGTCGATCGCCGAAGGGCACGACAAGGTGCTCGTGGTCGCCAAGGAGAACTGGAATGTCGGGGTCATCGGAATTGTCGCTTCCAAGCTGCTGGAGAAGTATTACCGTCCGGTCATCGTGCTCGGCATTAATCCCGAAACGGGCATGGCCAAAGGGTCGGCTCGCTCCATTCCGGGCTTCGATTTGTACCAGGCGCTGACCCGTTGCAACGAGCTGTTTACCCACTACGGCGGCCATCAGGCCGCAGCCGGCATGTCGCTTCACGCCGATAACCTGGCTGAGTTCAGAGAGCGCATGCAGCGGCTCGCCTCGGAATGGCTGACGGAAGAGGACTACCAGCCCGTGCTTAACGTGGATCTTCAGTGCGAGCTGGACAAAGATCCGATGAAGTGGATCCGGCAGCTCGAGAAGCTGGCCCCTTTTGGGATGGGCAACCCCACACCGAAATTCGCCTTTCACGGCCTTCGGGTGCTCGACCGCAAGGTCATGGGCAAGGAACAGCAGCACATTAAATTTCAGCTGGCCCACCAAACGGAAGACGGCTGTACCATCGATGCCCTCGGCTTTGGCAAAAGCTTCCTCTCGGAGCGCATCTCGCCCACATCCCGGGTGGACGTGCTCGGGGAGCTTTCCATTAACGAATGGAACGGATCCAAGAAATCCCAGCTCATCATCCAGGACATTCGCGTTCCCGACGTTCAGGTATTCGACTGGAGGGGCATTCAGGATCCGGACAACCGGTGGAAGGCGTGGAGGGAACAGGAGGAAGCCACCGTATCCCGGGTTCTCCTGGTATTCAGCGAGGGGGACCAGCGCCAGCCTATGCGGCTGGCCGATTCCATCGGTGCCCGCCTTTGGATGGCGGAAGAGGACGGATCGATCGTTTCCTTGGAGCCGGGCGATCCGGCTGCCGAACCGGGCGCCGTCCGGGATTTGGTTCTTTACTCCCTTCCCCGCAGTATCGGGCAGCTGGAAGCCGTTCTGGGCTCGCTAGGGGGCGTGGAGCGAATCTATGCCGTATTCCGGGAATATCCTAGTGCCGATCAGTCGATTCTTCCCACCCGGGACATGTTCAAGCAGGTGTATGCCGTCGTCCGGCAGGAGAATACATACCGGGGCAGCCGGGAAGATCCCCTGAATTATTTCAGTAAACGCTCGGGCTTGTCTCGGCCGCTCGTTAAGTTTATTATGGAAGTGTTTGAAGAGCTGTCACTCGTCGAATATACGGGGACCGATTACCGCTGCGTTCCTGCTCCGGCGAAGAAGGAATTCACCCAATCGGAGCGGTTTCGTCAAAGGCAGCGGCTTCAGGAGGTGGAGCAGCAGCTGATTTATTCTTCAGCCGCCGAGCTGACCCGCCTGCTGCTTCAGTCTGTCCCCAAAACTCATTAA
- a CDS encoding adenine phosphoribosyltransferase: MDFKEHIRVIPDFPQPGIRFKDITTLLKNGPVYREAIDAMKAAVSDKEIDLIAGPEARGFVIGAPLAYSLGVGFVPIRKSGKLPGETIEADYSLEYGKDKLAVHKDSILKGQKVLIADDLLATGGTLVTTIKLIKQLGGEIVGAAFLIELGYLNGRDKLEGVDVFSLVKY, encoded by the coding sequence ATGGATTTTAAAGAACACATTCGCGTCATTCCGGATTTCCCGCAGCCGGGAATCCGTTTTAAAGATATTACCACCCTGCTGAAGAACGGGCCGGTTTACCGGGAAGCCATCGACGCCATGAAGGCTGCCGTCTCCGATAAGGAGATTGATCTGATAGCCGGTCCGGAAGCCCGGGGCTTCGTCATTGGGGCGCCCCTTGCTTATTCCTTGGGTGTTGGCTTCGTGCCCATCCGCAAAAGCGGCAAGCTTCCCGGCGAAACGATCGAAGCCGACTATTCGCTCGAATACGGCAAGGACAAGCTGGCGGTTCACAAGGATTCCATCCTGAAAGGCCAGAAGGTGCTCATCGCTGACGATCTGCTGGCTACGGGCGGTACTCTTGTTACCACGATCAAGCTGATCAAACAGCTCGGCGGAGAAATCGTCGGAGCGGCTTTCCTTATTGAGCTCGGCTATTTGAACGGGCGCGACAAGCTGGAAGGCGTAGACGTGTTCTCGCTGGTTAAGTACTAG
- the uraA gene encoding uracil permease has product MSRVIQVNERPSAAEFIPLSLQHLFAMFGSNVLVPILFKVDPAAILLMNGIGTLLYLLICRGRIPAFLGSSFAFLSPVFLVLSKGSYEAALGGFIASGIVFILVALIIRAAGTGWINVVFPPAAMGAIVAVIGLELVPTAADMAGLIRPLNNPPADWSMNANTVTVSVITLLVTILGNVLFRGFLKIIPILIGIIVGYIAGWLFGMVDFTPVAQAAWFALPDFRTPVFDWASIAVILPASLVVIAEHIGHLIVTSNIVGKDLAKDPGLDRSLMGNGISTVLSGFVGSTPNTTYGENIGVLALSRVYSVWVIGGAAVFAVLLSFLGKLAALISTIPTPVMGGVSLLLFGVIASSGIRMLVEAKVDYSRPVNLILTTIVLVIGISGATFTWGNFSLKGMALATVVAIVLSLLLKLFEKIGWSNESTDSAH; this is encoded by the coding sequence TTGTCTCGTGTCATCCAAGTGAATGAACGGCCGTCCGCCGCCGAATTCATTCCCTTAAGCCTGCAGCACCTGTTTGCCATGTTCGGCTCGAACGTGCTGGTGCCCATCTTATTCAAGGTGGACCCGGCCGCCATTCTGCTCATGAACGGAATCGGCACTCTGCTCTATCTTCTGATCTGCCGCGGGAGAATTCCGGCGTTCCTCGGGTCGAGCTTCGCCTTCCTGTCGCCTGTCTTCCTAGTGCTTTCCAAGGGTTCTTACGAAGCGGCGCTGGGCGGCTTTATCGCCTCCGGGATCGTCTTCATTCTGGTGGCCCTGATCATCCGCGCGGCAGGAACCGGCTGGATTAACGTGGTCTTCCCTCCGGCGGCGATGGGAGCCATCGTCGCGGTCATCGGCCTGGAGCTGGTTCCGACCGCCGCCGATATGGCCGGACTCATCCGTCCGCTGAACAATCCTCCGGCTGACTGGAGCATGAACGCCAATACCGTCACTGTCTCCGTCATTACGCTTCTCGTCACGATCCTTGGCAATGTGCTGTTCCGCGGCTTCCTCAAGATCATCCCGATTCTGATCGGGATCATCGTCGGCTATATCGCCGGATGGCTGTTTGGGATGGTTGACTTTACTCCTGTAGCCCAGGCCGCCTGGTTCGCTCTGCCGGATTTCCGTACCCCGGTCTTCGACTGGGCGAGCATCGCGGTTATTCTGCCCGCTTCTCTCGTGGTCATTGCCGAGCACATCGGCCACCTTATCGTCACAAGCAACATTGTAGGCAAGGATCTGGCGAAGGACCCCGGGCTCGATCGCTCCCTGATGGGCAACGGCATCTCTACGGTGCTGTCCGGCTTTGTCGGGTCCACGCCGAATACGACCTACGGGGAGAACATCGGAGTACTGGCGCTGTCTAGGGTCTACTCGGTATGGGTCATTGGCGGCGCAGCCGTTTTCGCCGTCCTGCTCTCCTTCCTCGGTAAGCTGGCCGCCCTGATCTCCACGATTCCTACGCCGGTCATGGGCGGGGTGTCCCTCCTTCTCTTCGGGGTCATCGCCTCTTCCGGGATCCGGATGCTGGTGGAAGCCAAGGTGGATTACAGCCGTCCCGTTAACCTGATTCTGACGACAATCGTTCTGGTCATCGGAATCAGCGGCGCTACCTTCACGTGGGGCAACTTCTCCTTGAAGGGTATGGCGCTGGCCACGGTGGTGGCCATCGTTCTGAGCCTGCTCCTTAAACTCTTCGAAAAAATCGGCTGGAGCAACGAATCCACCGATTCGGCTCATTAG
- a CDS encoding RelA/SpoT family protein, which produces MGIEQLIGKASAYIKESDLKRIQEAYEFADQAHEGQVRKSGEPYILHPLAVADILVNMQMDATSIIAALLHDVVEDTTVSLEVVRQHFGETCAMIVDGLTKLEKIKFKSKVEQQNENYRKMFVAMAQDIRVILIKLADRLHNMRTLKYQSEESQRRIADETLEIFCPIAHRLGISAIKWEMEDIALRYLNPQQYYRIVNLMQKKRTEREQYIQDVIHNIKDKVSEMGIDSDISGRPKHIYSIYKKMTTRGKQFNEIYDLLAIRVIVDNIKDCYATLGIIHTLWKPMPGRFKDYIAMPKANMYQSLHTTVIGPKGEPLEVQIRTWEMHRTSEYGIAAHWAYKEGTVVPTGNFEDKMHWFREILELQSETNDASEFMESLKMDFFSDLVFVFTPKGEVIELPAGSVPLDFAYRIHTEVGNRTIGAKVNGRIVPLDHRLKNGDIIEILTSKHSYGPSQDWLKIAQSSHTRSKIKQWFKKERREENVGKGREAIERELKRLALDPVTVMTDDKMLEVANKFNFNDTDDMLSAVGFGGITAAQICTRLTEKLRKENEEAAQIQLTSEIKEVKAAPEKKSRPTHGVQVKGVDNLLVRFARCCNPVPGDGIIGYITRGRGVSVHRADCTNIPVGDGEEGNRVIEVEWAESVEANYSVEIEITGHDRRGLLNEVLQAVSESKTMISAVSGRSDKNKMALIHMTILIRNIDHLHSVVEKIKRIEDVYSVTRIMQT; this is translated from the coding sequence ATGGGCATTGAGCAGTTAATCGGCAAGGCATCCGCCTACATCAAGGAAAGCGATCTGAAAAGAATACAGGAAGCTTACGAATTCGCCGACCAGGCCCATGAGGGACAAGTTCGCAAATCCGGGGAGCCCTATATTCTGCATCCGCTCGCTGTCGCCGACATCCTAGTTAACATGCAGATGGACGCAACCTCGATCATCGCCGCTCTTCTGCACGATGTGGTCGAGGATACAACCGTATCCCTGGAAGTCGTCCGGCAGCATTTTGGCGAAACGTGCGCCATGATTGTGGACGGGCTGACCAAGCTGGAGAAAATCAAATTCAAGTCGAAGGTAGAGCAGCAGAATGAGAACTACCGCAAAATGTTCGTGGCGATGGCCCAGGACATCCGCGTCATTCTGATTAAGCTTGCCGACCGGCTTCACAATATGCGTACGCTTAAATACCAGTCGGAGGAGAGCCAGCGCCGCATTGCGGACGAAACGCTGGAGATTTTCTGTCCGATCGCCCACCGGCTCGGGATATCCGCCATCAAGTGGGAGATGGAGGACATTGCCCTCCGTTACCTGAACCCGCAGCAGTACTACCGGATCGTCAATCTCATGCAGAAGAAACGGACGGAGCGGGAGCAGTATATTCAGGACGTTATCCATAACATCAAAGACAAGGTGTCGGAGATGGGCATAGACAGCGACATTTCCGGACGCCCGAAGCATATTTACAGCATCTATAAGAAGATGACCACCAGAGGCAAGCAGTTTAATGAAATCTATGACCTGCTGGCCATCCGTGTTATTGTGGACAACATCAAGGATTGTTACGCAACCCTTGGCATTATCCACACGCTGTGGAAGCCGATGCCGGGGCGGTTCAAGGATTACATCGCGATGCCGAAGGCGAACATGTACCAGTCGCTTCATACCACCGTGATCGGGCCTAAAGGAGAACCGCTGGAGGTTCAGATCCGGACCTGGGAAATGCACCGCACGTCGGAGTACGGGATCGCCGCGCACTGGGCCTACAAGGAAGGAACGGTAGTGCCGACCGGCAACTTCGAGGACAAAATGCATTGGTTCCGCGAAATCCTCGAGCTCCAGAGCGAGACGAACGACGCTTCGGAATTTATGGAGTCCTTGAAGATGGATTTCTTCTCCGATCTGGTTTTCGTTTTCACCCCGAAAGGGGAGGTTATTGAGCTGCCTGCCGGCTCGGTCCCGCTTGATTTTGCCTACCGCATCCATACGGAAGTCGGGAACCGGACCATCGGAGCCAAGGTGAACGGACGCATCGTTCCCCTCGATCATCGGTTGAAGAACGGGGATATTATCGAAATTCTCACATCCAAGCATTCGTACGGCCCCAGCCAGGACTGGCTCAAGATCGCCCAATCCTCCCATACCCGAAGCAAAATCAAGCAGTGGTTCAAAAAGGAGCGGCGGGAAGAGAACGTGGGCAAAGGCCGCGAAGCGATCGAGCGTGAGCTGAAGCGCCTTGCCCTGGATCCGGTCACGGTGATGACCGATGACAAGATGCTTGAGGTCGCCAACAAGTTTAATTTCAACGACACGGATGACATGCTCTCGGCCGTCGGCTTTGGCGGAATTACCGCCGCTCAAATCTGCACGCGCTTGACCGAGAAGCTCCGCAAGGAGAACGAGGAAGCCGCCCAGATTCAGCTGACGAGCGAGATTAAGGAAGTAAAGGCCGCTCCCGAGAAGAAGAGCCGGCCGACCCACGGCGTTCAGGTTAAGGGTGTGGACAACCTGCTCGTCCGGTTCGCCCGCTGCTGCAACCCGGTTCCGGGAGACGGTATTATCGGCTACATTACCCGCGGACGGGGAGTGTCCGTCCACCGGGCCGACTGCACGAACATTCCCGTTGGGGACGGTGAAGAAGGTAACCGGGTCATTGAGGTGGAATGGGCGGAATCGGTCGAGGCCAATTACAGTGTCGAGATCGAGATTACCGGCCACGACCGCCGGGGGCTGCTGAACGAGGTGCTGCAGGCGGTATCGGAGAGCAAGACGATGATTTCGGCCGTTTCGGGCCGTTCGGACAAGAACAAGATGGCCCTTATTCATATGACGATCCTCATTCGGAATATCGATCATCTTCACTCAGTCGTCGAGAAAATCAAGCGGATCGAGGATGTCTATTCCGTTACGCGGATTATGCAAACCTAG
- the dtd gene encoding D-aminoacyl-tRNA deacylase, translating into MRVVVQRSKAASVTVDGEVTGSIEQGLVVLVGITHEDTEQDARYLADKVAGLRIFEDDSEKMNLSVRDIGGQILSVSQFTLYGDCRKGKRPNFMAAARPAQAEELYERFNGLLRETGLMVETGVFGAMMDVQLVNWGPVTLIIDSK; encoded by the coding sequence ATGAGAGTGGTTGTTCAGAGGAGCAAAGCCGCGAGCGTAACCGTAGACGGTGAGGTTACGGGAAGCATAGAGCAGGGACTGGTGGTCCTGGTGGGAATTACCCATGAGGATACGGAGCAGGATGCTCGGTACTTGGCCGATAAGGTGGCCGGCCTTCGGATTTTTGAGGATGACTCGGAGAAGATGAATCTTTCCGTTCGGGACATCGGCGGGCAGATCCTGTCCGTCTCGCAATTTACCCTGTACGGAGACTGCCGCAAAGGAAAGAGGCCGAATTTCATGGCGGCCGCGCGGCCCGCACAGGCGGAGGAGCTGTATGAACGCTTCAACGGCCTCCTGCGTGAGACCGGCTTGATGGTGGAAACGGGCGTTTTCGGCGCGATGATGGACGTCCAGTTGGTCAATTGGGGACCGGTGACCTTGATCATCGACAGCAAATGA
- a CDS encoding FAD-dependent oxidoreductase, which yields MRRAWITLVATFIVLLAVGGSYLYYKEKYGGGISVSEGVAQPLTKVDTVAKPKDSYDVIVVGTDPEGVAAAVSAARNGLHTLLIDGKNRDILGGLMTLGWLNMIDNNYDSDKPSALPGQRRAVYNNGIFKEWYDMVEGTSFDINTGANAFHTLVRNEKNIDVSLKNKAIEPLMKDGTEGTKLLEGIQVTLQNGSKQTIHAKEVIDATQDADLAAAAGVPYTVGREDLKRPDDRMAVTVVFRLKNADNAFWKQVRIRLDNDNSSETGADEHSAWGFGEMQKYPPTHDQIKMRGLNVGRQNDDTILINAMQIFGIDPLDPASRAKAFKLAENELPHILAYMKKLYPEFANLELGGMAPELYVRETRHIKGLYRLSIIDVLENRDFPDRIAFGSYRVDLQRISPQDNGLEILAPYKYAIPFRSIVPQAVDGLLVVGRSASFDSLAHGSARVIPVGMATAQAAGAAAKIAIDQGVTFRQMADKKDLISRLQDTLNKQGMDLKPFSADGKPGTEYMKHKAYPGLKAAVYLGMVGSVHDKVANDFKLDDAANPQGFVNLLLTAKRVFSPALKGDPSQALKQVTGEPAKQPLTYKQAVYTAALLAGIQTTPEEAEQKAVSMRVVTDKTVSLITDKQKLTKGESYLILKDVLEAMANVRF from the coding sequence ATGCGGAGAGCTTGGATTACGTTAGTTGCAACGTTTATCGTCCTTTTGGCGGTGGGCGGGAGTTACCTGTATTACAAGGAGAAATACGGCGGGGGCATTTCCGTTTCGGAAGGAGTGGCCCAGCCTTTGACGAAGGTGGATACCGTCGCGAAGCCCAAGGACAGCTATGATGTCATAGTAGTGGGGACCGACCCGGAAGGCGTGGCGGCGGCCGTTTCCGCAGCCCGGAACGGCTTGCACACGCTGCTGATCGACGGAAAGAACCGGGACATCCTCGGCGGTCTCATGACCCTGGGGTGGCTCAACATGATCGACAACAACTATGACAGCGATAAACCTTCGGCGCTTCCCGGCCAGAGAAGAGCCGTCTACAACAATGGAATATTCAAAGAATGGTACGATATGGTGGAAGGCACGTCCTTCGACATCAACACGGGGGCCAACGCTTTCCATACTCTTGTCAGGAATGAGAAAAACATTGACGTTTCCCTCAAAAACAAAGCCATCGAGCCTCTGATGAAGGACGGAACGGAGGGCACCAAGCTTCTCGAGGGCATTCAAGTCACGCTGCAGAATGGTAGCAAGCAGACCATCCACGCTAAGGAGGTCATCGACGCGACACAGGACGCCGATCTGGCGGCCGCGGCCGGCGTTCCCTACACCGTGGGACGGGAAGATTTGAAGCGGCCGGATGACCGCATGGCCGTCACGGTCGTCTTCCGTCTGAAGAATGCGGACAACGCGTTCTGGAAGCAGGTGCGGATCCGGCTGGACAATGACAACAGCAGCGAAACGGGGGCGGACGAACATTCCGCCTGGGGCTTCGGAGAAATGCAGAAATACCCTCCGACCCATGACCAGATCAAGATGCGCGGGCTTAATGTCGGCCGGCAGAATGACGATACGATCCTGATCAATGCCATGCAGATTTTTGGCATTGACCCGCTCGATCCCGCTTCGCGGGCGAAAGCCTTCAAGCTGGCCGAGAACGAGCTGCCCCATATTCTGGCGTATATGAAGAAGCTCTATCCGGAATTCGCCAATCTGGAGCTGGGCGGAATGGCGCCCGAGCTTTATGTGCGGGAGACCCGCCACATTAAGGGTCTTTACCGGCTTAGCATCATCGATGTGCTGGAAAACCGGGATTTCCCGGACCGGATCGCCTTCGGCTCCTACCGGGTAGACCTGCAAAGGATCTCTCCACAGGACAACGGGCTCGAAATTCTCGCTCCTTACAAGTATGCCATTCCATTTCGCAGCATTGTGCCGCAGGCTGTGGACGGGCTGCTGGTGGTGGGACGCAGCGCGAGCTTTGACTCTCTCGCTCACGGAAGTGCACGCGTCATCCCGGTCGGGATGGCCACGGCCCAGGCGGCGGGAGCGGCGGCCAAAATCGCCATTGACCAAGGGGTCACCTTCCGCCAGATGGCGGACAAGAAGGACCTGATCAGCCGGCTGCAAGATACTCTGAACAAGCAGGGAATGGACCTGAAGCCGTTCTCGGCGGATGGCAAGCCGGGCACCGAATACATGAAGCACAAGGCGTATCCGGGTCTCAAAGCCGCGGTTTACCTGGGAATGGTAGGCTCGGTGCACGACAAGGTGGCGAACGACTTTAAGCTGGATGATGCGGCGAATCCGCAAGGCTTCGTTAACCTTCTTCTCACCGCGAAGCGGGTATTCTCCCCGGCGCTGAAGGGCGATCCGTCTCAAGCTCTCAAGCAGGTGACGGGAGAGCCGGCCAAGCAGCCTCTGACATACAAGCAAGCGGTGTATACGGCCGCCCTTCTCGCGGGAATCCAGACGACTCCCGAGGAGGCGGAGCAGAAGGCGGTTTCGATGCGGGTAGTCACCGACAAGACCGTCAGCCTCATCACCGACAAGCAGAAGCTGACCAAAGGAGAGTCTTATCTGATTCTCAAGGACGTGCTGGAAGCGATGGCGAATGTCCGGTTCTGA